A genome region from Taeniopygia guttata chromosome 5, bTaeGut7.mat, whole genome shotgun sequence includes the following:
- the RPUSD2 gene encoding pseudouridylate synthase RPUSD2 → MRHGVRRAVWPLWVRAAGNGVRPPPALRGDMAEPGPGSSRAREDEPSPAGKEEAAPAPKKRRLAGGERYVPPPRKLNAGVSFGAEHFAETSYYFEGGLRKVRPYYFDFRTYCKGRWVGRSLLHVFGTEFRAQPLAYYRAAARAGRLRLNEEPVRDLDIVLKNNDFLRNTVHRHEPPVTAQPIRILAEDEEVVVVDKPSSLPVHPCGRFRHNTVIFILGKEHGLRELHTLHRLDRMTSGVLMFAKTAAVSKRIDEQVRQRQLEKEYVCRVVGEFPEHEVVCEEPILVVSYKVGVCRVDPKGKPCQTLFQRLSYNGSSSVVRCLPRTGRTHQIRVHLQFLGHPIVNDPIYNMEAWGPDRGKGGKIGKTDEELLKALVEEHRSKQSLEVLGIGEEDLNSSGESKDCGSSGDCTKSAEADPINGSSCPAEDEKDPVRNDVAACPLNSDINLETLDKDKELSLCGNREGQMGEKGWEEKDPLCVECRTSRRDPSPKELVMFLHALRYKGADFEYCSSMPEWAMEDWEE, encoded by the exons ATGCGTCACGGCGTGCGGCGCGCGGTGTGGCCGCTGTGGGTGCGCGCGGCGGGGAACGGGGTCCGGCCGCCGCCGGCGCTCCGCGGGGACATGGCCGAGCCGGGACCCGGCTCCAGCCGAGCCCGGGAGGACGAGCCGAGCCCTGCGGGCAAGGAGGAGGCGGCGCCGGCCCCCAAGAAGCGGCGGCTGGCGGGCGGCGAGCGGTACGTGCCGCCGCCGCGGAAGCTGAACGCCGGCGTGAGCTTCGGCGCCGAGCACTTCGCCGAGACCTCGTACTACTTCGAGGGCGGCCTGCGCAAGGTGCGCCCCTACTACTTCGACTTCCGCACGTACTGCAAGGGGCGCTGGGTGGGCCGCAGCCTCCTGCACGTCTTCGGCACCGAGTTCCGAGCGCAGCCCCTCGCCTATTaccgcgccgccgcccgcgccggCCGCCTGCGCCTCAACGAGGAGCCCGTGCGCGACCTGGACATCGTGCTCAAG AACAACGACTTCCTCAGGAACACGGTGCATCGGCACGAGCCGCCGGTCACTGCCCAGCCCATCCGCATCCTGGCGGAGGAtgaggaggtggtggtggtggacaAGCCCTCGTCCCTGCCCGTCCACCCCTGCGGCAGGTTCCGGCACAACACGGTCATCTTCATCCTGGGCAAGGAGCACGGCCTGCGGGAGCTGCACACCCTGCACCGCCTGGACCGCATGACCTCGGGCGTGCTCATGTTCGCCAAGACCGCGGCCGTGTCCAAGCGCATCGACGAGCAGGTCCGGCAGAGGCAG ctggagaaggagtaCGTCTGCAGGGTAGTGGGGGAGTTCCCAGAGCACGAGGTGGTCTGTGAAGAGCCCATCCTGGTGGTTTCCTACAAGGTGGGCGTGTGCCGCGTGGATCCCAAGGGGAAGCCGTGCCAAACCCTCTTCCAGAGGCTCAGCTACAACGGCAGCAGCAGCGTGGTGAGGTGCCTGCCGCGCACGGGCCGCACGCACCAGATCCGCGTGCACCTGCAGTTCCTGGGGCACCCCATTGTCAACGATCCCATCTACAACATGGAGGCCTGGGGCCCGGACAGGGGCAAGGGCGGGAAGATCGGGAAGACGGATGAGGAACTGCTGAAGGCGTTGGTAGAGGAGCATCGTTCCAAACAGAGCCTGGAGGTCTTGGGTATCGGGGAGGAGGACTTGAACTCCAGTGGTGAAAGTAAAGACTGTGGGAGTTCAGGTGACTGCACAAAGTCTGCGGAGGCTGATCCTATAAATGGGAgttcctgccctgctgaggaTGAGAAGGATCCCGTGAGGAATGACGTAGCAGCTTGTCCACTGAACTCTGATATCAACCTGGAAACACTTGATAAAGACAAAGAGCTTAGTTTGTGTGGGAATCGGGAAGGGCAAATGGGGGAGAAGGGTTGGGAAGAGAAGGACCCTTTGTGTGTGGAGTGCAGGACGAGCAGGCGGGACCCGTCTCCCAAGGAGCTGGTGATGTTCCTGCACGCCCTGCGCTACAAGGGCGCGGACTTTGAGTACTGCTCCAGCATGCCCGAGTGGGCCATGGAGGACTGGGAGGAATGA